The nucleotide sequence CCATGCATGCTTCCAGTACTGGTAAATACACAGGCTGGTTTACCAATTAAAGAGCCGCTCATCCATTCTGAGGAGCTGCCATCCCAAAAATACTTCATAGGAGATGCCATATTGCCAAAGCGAGTAGGGGAGCCCAGAGCTAGGCCAATACAGTCTTTTAGATCTGAATACTCTACATAAGGCGCACCATCAACTGGCACTGATGGCTCAGATGCTTCGCAAACAGTGGATACAGCAGGGACTGTTCTGATTCTTGCATTGACCCCTGGAACGGCCTCAATTCCTTCGGCAATCAGGCGGGCCAGTTCTTTGGTGGCTCCATAGCGGGAGTAATACAAAACTAAAATGTCGTGATTATTCATAGTCTTTTATGATACGGCGATGCGTCTAATTCGTAACCCCCAATTATGGCTTTCTCTTGCAAAAGAGATCTGGGAGGGTAATCGTGACCAAAAACTCAATCAAATTGCCGCTAGTCTTGCCTACACCACGATTCTCTCTTTGGTTCCCATGATAACCATTGCGACAATTTTGATCGGTTATCTGCCACGGGTGATACAGGTTAAGAATGCATTTAAAACTTGGTTGCTTGATACATACATGCCAGGAGGCATAAATCAACAAGTATTCATTTATCTAGATCAATTCTCAGCTCAAGCTAGAGGGCTGACGCTTTTAGGTATCGCCGGTTTATTTGTGACTGCCATCATGACCCTATCTGTTATCGAGAGGGCGTTTAACCAAATTTTTAAAGTACACCGTAGTCGACCTCTTCTTAAAAAGGTGCTGATCTATTCTGCGGCTACATTTCTTGGGCCAATTCTTCTTGGTGCTGGCATTTACCTAAGCGGCGCTTTATTCAGTGCAACCGAAGGTTGGACGGAAGCCTTATCGATAGGATTTAGCTTGGTAGCCACAATTGCCCCGATTATTTTGGCGGTCTTAGTGTTTGCAGTGGTTTATAAAGTTTTGCCTTATTCCCAGATCCTGTGGAAAGACGCAATCTCTGGAGCATTATTTGCTGCCATCAGTTTTGAGCTCATGAAGTTTGGTTTTGCGATATTTCTAACCCACACCGCCTTCTATAAGACGGTTTACGGAGCCTTTGCCATATTTCCTTTGGCCTTGCTCTGGATCTACCTGACATGGTGGATAACTCTTGCGGGAGCTGTTTTGGTGGCTAATCTACCTGCCATACGGAGTGGTGTCATCAGGGTTATTCGTTACTAAAACGAACGCTTAAACCCTTGATTCAGAAGGTGGTTGGGTCTATATTAATCTATAAATCCACCGCATTTGGAGACAAAATGAAAGTTCGGGACATCTTACGCGTTAAAGGAAGCACCTTATTTACGGTTGCACCAGATACCGCATTGCAAACAGCAGTGCTCGTGATGAGCGAACATGACATTGGCTCTTTGGTTGTGATGGAGTATGACAAGCTCGTTGGCATCTTAACTTTTCGAGAAGTGATTTCAGCTTTAACAAAACACCATGGAAAGCTAGATGGATTGCAAGTACGCTCTGTCATGAATCAAAAACCGCTGACTTGTAACATGGAGACTGAAATTGATGAAGTACGTCGCATGATGCTGGTTGATCATGCCCGTTACTTGCCCGTAATGGACCAGAAGGTACTAATGGGCGTCATCTCCTTCTATGATGTGGCGAAGTCTGTTGTAGAAGCCCAAGATTTTGAAAACACCATGCTCAAGGCCTATATTCGTGACTGGCCTGAAGATGCAGAAAAAACGACAAATTAAGTCTTTCTAGTCCAAGATTTCTGACAAATGACATAATGTTGGTATGTCAGGAAATACTTTAGGCTTACTTTTTACTGTTACCACTTTTGGTGAATCCCATGGCCCTGCAATCGGGGCGGTGGTTGATGGCTGTCCTCCAGGCATGCCTTTAACAGTGGCGGACCTGCAGATTGATCTGGATCGTCGTAAGCCTGGCACCTCACGCCACGTTACTCAACGCAAGGAAGAGGATAAGGTGGAGATACTTTCCGGTATTTTTGAAGGCAAGACTACCGGGGCACCCATTGGATTGCTGATTCGCAATACGGATCAACGCAGCCAAGATTATGGCGACATTTTGCAAACATTTCGCCCCGGTCACGCCGACTATGCTTATCACCATAAATATGGTCTAAGAGACCCTCGTGGTGGTGGTCGATCTTCAGCGCGCTTGACCGCGCCAGTTGTTGCTGCAGCCGCAATTGCAAAAAAATGGTTACGTGAACAATATGGCACTGAATTTTATGGCTTCATGAGTCAGCTCGGTGAAGTTAAGATTCCCTTTAAAGATGCATCCCTGATTGAAGCAAATCCTTTTTTTGCCCCAAATGCTGACATTATTCCTCAATTAGAGGCATATATGGATGAGTTACGCAAAGCGGGTGATTCTTGTGGTGCCCGAATTGAGGTAAGGGCTCGTAATGTGCCCGTAGGTTTGGGCGAACCCCTATTTGACAAACTAGATGCTGATATTGCGCACGCTATGATGGGAATTAATGCCGTTAAGGGCGTTGAGATTGGCGCCGGTTTTAATTCTGTTACACAGAAGGGAAGCGAGCATGGCGATGAATTGTTCGCCGATGGATTTGCATCAAATAATGCTGGCGGCACTTTAGGCGGAATCAGCACTGGACAGGATTTACGAGTGTCAATTGCAATTAAACCAACCTCTAGCATTATGAGTCCTAAGCAATCGATTGATTTGCAGGGCAAGCCTATTACTGTGCAAACGAAGGGTCGTCATGATCCTTGTGTTGGCATTCGTGCAACACCAATTGCGGAGGCTATGCTGGCTCTAGTTATTATGGATCACGCATTGCGTCATCGTGCGCAATGTGGCGATGTTAATTTAGATCTCAAGCCTATACCTGCTGCAAGACCAGGTGCTAAACGTGATTAATTGATTGCTTACATGACGCCTGTTCTGCGCTGGGCCTTCGGGTCCTTTTTCTTTTTATATTTTGCATACGTAGGTTTGGTTTCTCCTTATGCAAGCCTCTTCTTTTTAGAGCGTGGCTTTAATGTCATTGAAATTGCAGTGCTGATGTCAATGCTTCAAATCACCAGAATTGTTGGGCCATTTAGCTGGGGATGGCTCTCAGATTACTTATCAAATCGTATTGGCATCATTAGGGTCTGTGCCTGCCTAGCGGCACTAGTTTTTCTGTGCATTTTTTATTTACATAGCTATATTGGTTTTTTCATCTGGATGTTTGTTTTACACACCATTTTGAGTAGCCAAATGCCTCTTGGTGAGACTGCTACTATCCATGCGCTATATAAAGATAATTCCTTTGATAAACGTTATGGTCGCTTGAGATTGTGGGGTTCAATAGGTTTTATAGCGATGGTACTCTTTGCAGGCGAGCTCTTCCAACGTAAAGGAATTGGGCTGTATCCCTATGTTGGCGCTGTAATTCTTTTTGCACTTGCGGCAATAACTTTTTGTCTTCACGAGCCCAAAATGGAACGTCGCAAAATGGTAAAGGGCGAGCTATTTGTAGTACTACTGAATCCAGATGTGCGTTGGTTTCTGATTTCAGGCTTCTTTATGATTTTTGCGCACGCATCTTTGTATGTGTTCTATTCACTTTACCTGGCAAACTTAGGCTACGATAAATTTCAGATTGGATTATTTTGGGCCATTGGTGTTGCCGCAGAAGTCCTCTTTTTCTATTTTCAAAATCGAATAATTAGCCGAGTTGATTCTGAAGCCATTCTTCAGGGTGCTTTTGGCGTTGGTGTGGTGCGATTCATTTTGATTGCCTTCTTCCCAACAACAATAGTTCTGATTCTGGCTCAGCTTATGCATGCTGGAACTTTTGCAGCTCACCACAGTGCTGCAACTAAGCTTTTGCAACGTTGGTTTACGGGTTCATTGCAAGCAAGAGGGCAGGCCATCATGGTCACTGTATCGTATGGATTAGGCGGAACAATTGGGGGGTTATGTGCTGGCTGGATATGGGATCTATTTCAGCCAAGAGACGTTTTTGTAATGTCTGCGCTTGCTTGCGGTATAGCGGGTATGGCGATTCAAAAACTACGACCACGCCGATACCCATCCAGAAAAAATTAGTTACTGCAATGGCGTTTATTGGATCTTTGCCTTTGAGCGCAGTTTTTGCATCATTTCTGCAAATTTAGCCTTTTGCCAATTCTGATCCGAGGCAATCATTTGCTTTAATTCAGCCTTGAGCTCATCAAAGCTTGGCGCCTTCATATCTCGGGAGTCAACCATTTTAATAATATGCCAACCAAATTGAGATTTCACCGGCTTATCAGTAACTTGGCCAGTTTTAAGTTGCACCATTGATTTGGAAAACTCTGGCACAAGCGATTTCTCGGTAACCCAACCTAAATCACCACCGTTTGGCGCAGAGCCAGGGTCTTTTGACTTGGTCTTAGCAATTTCTTCAAAATTTCCACCTGCCTTGATCTGTGCAATGATGGCTTTTGCATCAGCCTCTTTTTCCACTAGGATGTGCTCAACATGGTATTCCTTACCAGTGTATTGATTTTTAACAGATTCGTAAGCAGCTTTTAACTCAGCCTCAGTAACACCTTCTTTTTCAACGTAGTCCTCAAACACAGCAGCAACCAGTATTCCGACACGAGATTGCTCTAACTGTTCACGAACCGATTCCTTTTGAATCACGCCACGCTTATCTGCCTCTTGAAGAATCAGTTCCTTAGTAACCAGCATTTCACGCGCTTGATCGCGTACTTGAGGATTGCCAGGTTGACCTGATTTTTGAACTAATTTATCAAGCTGCGCCTTAGGAATTGCTTTGCCATTTACAATTGCGGCATTTTGAGAAAACGCAGAAGTTGAGACAAGGGCAGCGAAAGCGCTAATAGCTAGAAAGTAACGATTTTTTAACATGATGACCAAAAGTTATAAGTTATGAGTCCTAGTGTAAAGCAGTCTAGAGACCTGCTTCCCTAGGAGTTAGGGCGGAAATAGTTAAGGCATGGATTTCTTTAGGAATATGGCGACTCAAAGCCGTATATATAGCGCGATGCCGTGCCACGGTCGACAAGCAATCAAATTCAGGGGCAACCATTCTGAGTCTAAAGTGACCACCACCACTTGCTGCGCCCGCGTGACCGGCATGTAGGTGACTTTCGTCCTCAATAGTTAATTCAAGGGCAGTAAATACCCGCTCAAGGTCAGCCTTAAATGCTTTGATGCGCTCTTCGTTGAGACTCATGACTCAGGATGCTCCATGTGTTTAGAAAGCCAGACACCTTGAGCAATGACAAAAACTATTAACAGGCCCGTACTGCCGAATAACTTAAAGTTGACCCAGGTATCCTCTGAAAATTCAAAGGCAATATAAAGATTTAATGCGCCCATAACAAAAAAGAAAGTCGACCAAGCAAGATTGAGCTTGTGCCACACCGAATGTGAATGATTAGCTTTTAGAGTCACTTGCTTACCCATGAGTACTTGAATCCAATTCTTGTTGAAAAATTGGGCACTAACCAATAGGGCACCAGAAAAAAGCCAGTAAAGTGCGGTAGGCTTTAGTTGAATGAAAGTTTTGTCATGCAAAAAGATGGTTAAGCTGCCAAATACAATGATCATGACGAGGCTGACCCACTGCATGGCATCGATTTTTCGATGTCGACAGTAAACCCAAAGAATTTGCCCAATAGTGGCCACCATCGCCACTATGGTGGCTGTATAGATATCGCCAAACTTAAAGGCAATAAAGAAGAGGATGATTGGAAAGAGATCAAATAAGAATTTCATGAAAAATTTACTTCGTTAGATAAATGTTGCTTGAGATTAATCGACCTTATTATTGATCTGGACATTATCACTCGGTTCAAAGCTAAGCGATGCTGAATTAATGCAGTAGCGAAGACCGGTTGGCATAGGGCCATCATCAAACACATGTCCGAGATGGGCATCACAATTCGCACATCTTACTTCGGTACGAATCATACCGTGCGATGTATCGCGAACCTCTTTAATGATGGATTCATTCTGAGGTGCGTTATAGCTTGGCCAGCCACAACCTGCATCAAATTTTGTATCCGATAAAAATAGTGGTGTACCGCAACATACGCAAGAATAAGCACCCTTATCCCAATGATCCCAATACTTTCCAGTAAATGGTCGCTCCGTAGCAGCCTCTCGAGTTACGCGATATTCGATATCGCTCAATATTCGTTTGTATTCTGAATCAGTCTTTTTCATCCATATATCCCTAAATTTATGAAGAACAACTTACTTCAACTCTTTCTATATCAGGAGGCGGGGGCATCGCATATGCATCATATTCAATCTGCTCATCATAAGGGCTGGTGAGTATTTTGAATAAGGTTTGGATTTCTGAAAAATCATGTTGCTTAGCTTTATCAATTGCGACTTGGGCTAGATGATTCCGTAAGACAAATTTAGGGTTGACTAAATTCATAGCCCTTTGCCTCGCTTCATCAGAGCTCATTTCTGATTTGAGACGATGAATATAATCAGTAAACCACCGATCAATCAACTCTCGATCTAAAAAATGATCCCTTAATGCAATTGTTTGAGCTTCTTGCTCTTGGCGAACTTGACTTAGCTGTCTAAAAAAATACGTGAAATCTACTCTTGAATCAT is from Polynucleobacter sp. MWH-UH23A and encodes:
- a CDS encoding septation protein A — its product is MKFLFDLFPIILFFIAFKFGDIYTATIVAMVATIGQILWVYCRHRKIDAMQWVSLVMIIVFGSLTIFLHDKTFIQLKPTALYWLFSGALLVSAQFFNKNWIQVLMGKQVTLKANHSHSVWHKLNLAWSTFFFVMGALNLYIAFEFSEDTWVNFKLFGSTGLLIVFVIAQGVWLSKHMEHPES
- the aroC gene encoding chorismate synthase, coding for MSGNTLGLLFTVTTFGESHGPAIGAVVDGCPPGMPLTVADLQIDLDRRKPGTSRHVTQRKEEDKVEILSGIFEGKTTGAPIGLLIRNTDQRSQDYGDILQTFRPGHADYAYHHKYGLRDPRGGGRSSARLTAPVVAAAAIAKKWLREQYGTEFYGFMSQLGEVKIPFKDASLIEANPFFAPNADIIPQLEAYMDELRKAGDSCGARIEVRARNVPVGLGEPLFDKLDADIAHAMMGINAVKGVEIGAGFNSVTQKGSEHGDELFADGFASNNAGGTLGGISTGQDLRVSIAIKPTSSIMSPKQSIDLQGKPITVQTKGRHDPCVGIRATPIAEAMLALVIMDHALRHRAQCGDVNLDLKPIPAARPGAKRD
- a CDS encoding MFS transporter, which translates into the protein MTPVLRWAFGSFFFLYFAYVGLVSPYASLFFLERGFNVIEIAVLMSMLQITRIVGPFSWGWLSDYLSNRIGIIRVCACLAALVFLCIFYLHSYIGFFIWMFVLHTILSSQMPLGETATIHALYKDNSFDKRYGRLRLWGSIGFIAMVLFAGELFQRKGIGLYPYVGAVILFALAAITFCLHEPKMERRKMVKGELFVVLLNPDVRWFLISGFFMIFAHASLYVFYSLYLANLGYDKFQIGLFWAIGVAAEVLFFYFQNRIISRVDSEAILQGAFGVGVVRFILIAFFPTTIVLILAQLMHAGTFAAHHSAATKLLQRWFTGSLQARGQAIMVTVSYGLGGTIGGLCAGWIWDLFQPRDVFVMSALACGIAGMAIQKLRPRRYPSRKN
- the msrB gene encoding peptide-methionine (R)-S-oxide reductase MsrB — encoded protein: MWMKKTDSEYKRILSDIEYRVTREAATERPFTGKYWDHWDKGAYSCVCCGTPLFLSDTKFDAGCGWPSYNAPQNESIIKEVRDTSHGMIRTEVRCANCDAHLGHVFDDGPMPTGLRYCINSASLSFEPSDNVQINNKVD
- a CDS encoding BolA family protein, translated to MSLNEERIKAFKADLERVFTALELTIEDESHLHAGHAGAASGGGHFRLRMVAPEFDCLSTVARHRAIYTALSRHIPKEIHALTISALTPREAGL
- a CDS encoding peptidylprolyl isomerase, yielding MLKNRYFLAISAFAALVSTSAFSQNAAIVNGKAIPKAQLDKLVQKSGQPGNPQVRDQAREMLVTKELILQEADKRGVIQKESVREQLEQSRVGILVAAVFEDYVEKEGVTEAELKAAYESVKNQYTGKEYHVEHILVEKEADAKAIIAQIKAGGNFEEIAKTKSKDPGSAPNGGDLGWVTEKSLVPEFSKSMVQLKTGQVTDKPVKSQFGWHIIKMVDSRDMKAPSFDELKAELKQMIASDQNWQKAKFAEMMQKLRSKAKIQ
- the wrbA gene encoding NAD(P)H:quinone oxidoreductase; this encodes MNNHDILVLYYSRYGATKELARLIAEGIEAVPGVNARIRTVPAVSTVCEASEPSVPVDGAPYVEYSDLKDCIGLALGSPTRFGNMASPMKYFWDGSSSEWMSGSLIGKPACVFTSTGSMHGGQESTLLTMMIPLLHHGMMVLGLPYSEPDLMSSTSGGSPYGVTHHAHADGRAPISPEEARLAKAQGKRLALTALKLIS
- a CDS encoding CBS domain-containing protein, yielding MKVRDILRVKGSTLFTVAPDTALQTAVLVMSEHDIGSLVVMEYDKLVGILTFREVISALTKHHGKLDGLQVRSVMNQKPLTCNMETEIDEVRRMMLVDHARYLPVMDQKVLMGVISFYDVAKSVVEAQDFENTMLKAYIRDWPEDAEKTTN
- a CDS encoding YhjD/YihY/BrkB family envelope integrity protein produces the protein MRLIRNPQLWLSLAKEIWEGNRDQKLNQIAASLAYTTILSLVPMITIATILIGYLPRVIQVKNAFKTWLLDTYMPGGINQQVFIYLDQFSAQARGLTLLGIAGLFVTAIMTLSVIERAFNQIFKVHRSRPLLKKVLIYSAATFLGPILLGAGIYLSGALFSATEGWTEALSIGFSLVATIAPIILAVLVFAVVYKVLPYSQILWKDAISGALFAAISFELMKFGFAIFLTHTAFYKTVYGAFAIFPLALLWIYLTWWITLAGAVLVANLPAIRSGVIRVIRY